From the Homo sapiens chromosome 1, GRCh38.p14 Primary Assembly genome, one window contains:
- the HCN3 gene encoding potassium/sodium hyperpolarization-activated cyclic nucleotide-gated channel 3: MEAEQRPAAGASEGATPGLEAVPPVAPPPATAASGPIPKSGPEPKRRHLGTLLQPTVNKFSLRVFGSHKAVEIEQERVKSAGAWIIHPYSDFRFYWDLIMLLLMVGNLIVLPVGITFFKEENSPPWIVFNVLSDTFFLLDLVLNFRTGIVVEEGAEILLAPRAIRTRYLRTWFLVDLISSIPVDYIFLVVELEPRLDAEVYKTARALRIVRFTKILSLLRLLRLSRLIRYIHQWEEIFHMTYDLASAVVRIFNLIGMMLLLCHWDGCLQFLVPMLQDFPPDCWVSINHMVNHSWGRQYSHALFKAMSHMLCIGYGQQAPVGMPDVWLTMLSMIVGATCYAMFIGHATALIQSLDSSRRQYQEKYKQVEQYMSFHKLPADTRQRIHEYYEHRYQGKMFDEESILGELSEPLREEIINFTCRGLVAHMPLFAHADPSFVTAVLTKLRFEVFQPGDLVVREGSVGRKMYFIQHGLLSVLARGARDTRLTDGSYFGEICLLTRGRRTASVRADTYCRLYSLSVDHFNAVLEEFPMMRRAFETVAMDRLLRIGKKNSILQRKRSEPSPGSSGGIMEQHLVQHDRDMARGVRGRAPSTGAQLSGKPVLWEPLVHAPLQAAAVTSNVAIALTHQRGPLPLSPDSPATLLARSAWRSAGSPASPLVPVRAGPWASTSRLPAPPARTLHASLSRAGRSQVSLLGPPPGGGGRRLGPRGRPLSASQPSLPQRATGDGSPGRKGSGSERLPPSGLLAKPPRTAQPPRPPVPEPATPRGLQLSANM; encoded by the exons ATGGAGGCAGAGCAGCGGCCGGCGGCGGGGGCCAGCGAAGGGGCGACCCCTGGACTGGAGGCGGTGCCTCCCGTTGCTCCCCCGCCTGCGACCGCGGCCTCAGGTCCGATCCCCAAATCTGGGCCTGAGCCTAAGAGGAGGCACCTTGGGACGCTGCTCCAGCCTACGGTCAACAAGTTCTCCCTTCGGGTGTTCGGCAGCCACAAAGCAGTGGAAATCGAGCAGGAGCGGGTGAAGTCAGCGGGGGCCTGGATCATCCACCCCTACAGCGACTTCCG GTTTTACTGGGACCTGATCATGCTGCTGCTGATGGTGGGGAACCTCATCGTCCTGCCTGTGGGCATCACCTTCTTCAAGGAGGAGAACTCCCCGCCTTGGATCGTCTTCAACGTATTGTCTGATACTTTCTTCCTACTGGATCTGGTGCTCAACTTCCGAACGGGCATCGTGGTGGAGGAGGGTGCTGAGATCCTGCTGGCACCGCGGGCCATCCGCACGCGCTACCTGCGCACCTGGTTCCTGGTTGACCTCATCTCTTCTATCCCTGTGGATTACATCTTCCTAGTGGTGGAGCTGGAGCCACGGTTGGACGCTGAGGTCTACAAAACGGCACGGGCCCTACGCATCGTTCGCTTCACCAAGATCCTAAGCCTGCTGAGGCTGCTCCGCCTCTCCCGCCTCATCCGCTACATACACCAGTgggaggag ATCTTTCACATGACCTATGACCTGGCCAGTGCTGTGGTTCGCATCTTCAACCTCATTGGGATGATGCTGCTGCTATGTCACTGGGATGGCTGTCTGCAGTTCCTGGTGCCCATGCTGCAGGACTTCCCTCCCGACTGCTGGGTCTCCATCAACCACATGGTG AACCACTCGTGGGGCCGCCAGTATTCCCATGCCCTGTTCAAGGCCATGAGCCACATGCTGTGCATTGGCTAtgggcagcaggcacctgtaggcATGCCCGACGTCTGGCTCACCATGCTCAGCATGATCGTAGGTGCCACATGCTACGCCATGTTCATCGGCCATGCCACGGCACTCATCCAGTCCCTGGACTCTTCCCGGCGTCAGTACcaggagaag TACAAGCAGGTGGAGCAGTACATGTCCTTCCACAAGCTGCCAGCAGACACGCGGCAGCGCATCCACGAGTACTATGAGCACCGCTACCAGGGCAAGATGTTCGATGAGGAAAGCATCCTGGGCGAGCTGAGCGAGCCGCTTCGCGAG GAGATCATTAACTTCACCTGTCGGGGCCTGGTGGCCCACATGCCGCTGTTTGCCCATGCCGACCCCAGCTTCGTCACTGCAGTTCTCACCAAGCTGCGCTTTGAGGTCTTCCAGCCGGGGGATCTCGTGGTGCGTGAGGGCTCCGTGGGGAGGAAGATGTACTTCATCCAGCATGGGCTGCTCAGTGTGCTGGCCCGCGGCGCCCGGGACACACGCCTCACCGATGGATCCTACTTTGGGG AGATCTGCCTGCTAACTAGGGGCCGGCGCACAGCCAGTGTTCGGGCTGACACCTACTGCCGCCTTTACTCACTCAGCGTGGACCATTTCAATGCTGTGCTTGAGGAGTTCCCCATGATGCGCCGGGCCTTTGAGACTGTGGCCATGGATCGGCTGCTCCGCATCG GCAAGAAGAATTCCATACTGCAGCGGAAGCGCTCCGAGCCAAGTCCAGGCAGCAGTGGTGGCATCATGGAGCAGCACTTGGTGCAACATGACAGAGACATGGCTCGGGGTGTTCGGGGTCGGGCCCCGAGCACAGGAGCTCAGCTTAGTGGAAAGCCAGTACTGTGGGAGCCACTGGTACATGCGCCCCTTCAGGCAGCTGCTGTGACCTCCAATGTGGCCATTGCCCTGACTCATCAGCGGGGCCCTCTGCCCCTCTCCCCTGACTCTCCAGCCACCCTCCTTGCTCGCTCTGCTTGGCGCTCAGCAGGCTCTCCAGCTTCCCCGCTGGTGCCCGTCCGAGCTGGCCCATGGGCATCCACCTCCCGCCTGCCCGCCCCACCTGCCCGAACCCTGCACGCCAGCCTATCCCGGGCAGGGCGCTCCCAGGTCTCCCTGCTGGGTCCCCCTCCAGGAGGAGGTGGACGGCGGCTAGGACCTCGGGGCCGCccactctcagcctcccaaccctCTCTGCCTCAGCGGGCAACAGGCGATGGCTCTCCTGGGCGTAAGGGATCAGGAAGTGAGCGGCTGCCTCCCTCAGGGCTCCTGGCCAAACCTCCAAGGACAGCCCAGCCCCCCAGGCCACCAGTGCCTGAGCCAGCCACACCCCGGGGTCTCCAGCTTTCTGCCAACATGTAA
- the HCN3 gene encoding potassium/sodium hyperpolarization-activated cyclic nucleotide-gated channel 3 isoform X2, producing MEAEQRPAAGASEGATPGLEAVPPVAPPPATAASGPIPKSGPEPKRRHLGTLLQPTVNKFSLRVFGSHKAVEIEQERVKSAGAWIIHPYSDFRFYWDLIMLLLMVGNLIVLPVGITFFKEENSPPWIVFNVLSDTFFLLDLVLNFRTGIVVEEGAEILLAPRAIRTRYLRTWFLVDLISSIPVDYIFLVVELEPRLDAEVYKTARALRIVRFTKILSLLRLLRLSRLIRYIHQWEENHSWGRQYSHALFKAMSHMLCIGYGQQAPVGMPDVWLTMLSMIVGATCYAMFIGHATALIQSLDSSRRQYQEKYKQVEQYMSFHKLPADTRQRIHEYYEHRYQGKMFDEESILGELSEPLREEIINFTCRGLVAHMPLFAHADPSFVTAVLTKLRFEVFQPGDLVVREGSVGRKMYFIQHGLLSVLARGARDTRLTDGSYFGEICLLTRGRRTASVRADTYCRLYSLSVDHFNAVLEEFPMMRRAFETVAMDRLLRIGKKNSILQRKRSEPSPGSSGGIMEQHLVQHDRDMARGVRGRAPSTGAQLSGKPVLWEPLVHAPLQAAAVTSNVAIALTHQRGPLPLSPDSPATLLARSAWRSAGSPASPLVPVRAGPWASTSRLPAPPARTLHASLSRAGRSQVSLLGPPPGGGGRRLGPRGRPLSASQPSLPQRATGDGSPGRKGSGSERLPPSGLLAKPPRTAQPPRPPVPEPATPRGLQLSANM from the exons ATGGAGGCAGAGCAGCGGCCGGCGGCGGGGGCCAGCGAAGGGGCGACCCCTGGACTGGAGGCGGTGCCTCCCGTTGCTCCCCCGCCTGCGACCGCGGCCTCAGGTCCGATCCCCAAATCTGGGCCTGAGCCTAAGAGGAGGCACCTTGGGACGCTGCTCCAGCCTACGGTCAACAAGTTCTCCCTTCGGGTGTTCGGCAGCCACAAAGCAGTGGAAATCGAGCAGGAGCGGGTGAAGTCAGCGGGGGCCTGGATCATCCACCCCTACAGCGACTTCCG GTTTTACTGGGACCTGATCATGCTGCTGCTGATGGTGGGGAACCTCATCGTCCTGCCTGTGGGCATCACCTTCTTCAAGGAGGAGAACTCCCCGCCTTGGATCGTCTTCAACGTATTGTCTGATACTTTCTTCCTACTGGATCTGGTGCTCAACTTCCGAACGGGCATCGTGGTGGAGGAGGGTGCTGAGATCCTGCTGGCACCGCGGGCCATCCGCACGCGCTACCTGCGCACCTGGTTCCTGGTTGACCTCATCTCTTCTATCCCTGTGGATTACATCTTCCTAGTGGTGGAGCTGGAGCCACGGTTGGACGCTGAGGTCTACAAAACGGCACGGGCCCTACGCATCGTTCGCTTCACCAAGATCCTAAGCCTGCTGAGGCTGCTCCGCCTCTCCCGCCTCATCCGCTACATACACCAGTgggaggag AACCACTCGTGGGGCCGCCAGTATTCCCATGCCCTGTTCAAGGCCATGAGCCACATGCTGTGCATTGGCTAtgggcagcaggcacctgtaggcATGCCCGACGTCTGGCTCACCATGCTCAGCATGATCGTAGGTGCCACATGCTACGCCATGTTCATCGGCCATGCCACGGCACTCATCCAGTCCCTGGACTCTTCCCGGCGTCAGTACcaggagaag TACAAGCAGGTGGAGCAGTACATGTCCTTCCACAAGCTGCCAGCAGACACGCGGCAGCGCATCCACGAGTACTATGAGCACCGCTACCAGGGCAAGATGTTCGATGAGGAAAGCATCCTGGGCGAGCTGAGCGAGCCGCTTCGCGAG GAGATCATTAACTTCACCTGTCGGGGCCTGGTGGCCCACATGCCGCTGTTTGCCCATGCCGACCCCAGCTTCGTCACTGCAGTTCTCACCAAGCTGCGCTTTGAGGTCTTCCAGCCGGGGGATCTCGTGGTGCGTGAGGGCTCCGTGGGGAGGAAGATGTACTTCATCCAGCATGGGCTGCTCAGTGTGCTGGCCCGCGGCGCCCGGGACACACGCCTCACCGATGGATCCTACTTTGGGG AGATCTGCCTGCTAACTAGGGGCCGGCGCACAGCCAGTGTTCGGGCTGACACCTACTGCCGCCTTTACTCACTCAGCGTGGACCATTTCAATGCTGTGCTTGAGGAGTTCCCCATGATGCGCCGGGCCTTTGAGACTGTGGCCATGGATCGGCTGCTCCGCATCG GCAAGAAGAATTCCATACTGCAGCGGAAGCGCTCCGAGCCAAGTCCAGGCAGCAGTGGTGGCATCATGGAGCAGCACTTGGTGCAACATGACAGAGACATGGCTCGGGGTGTTCGGGGTCGGGCCCCGAGCACAGGAGCTCAGCTTAGTGGAAAGCCAGTACTGTGGGAGCCACTGGTACATGCGCCCCTTCAGGCAGCTGCTGTGACCTCCAATGTGGCCATTGCCCTGACTCATCAGCGGGGCCCTCTGCCCCTCTCCCCTGACTCTCCAGCCACCCTCCTTGCTCGCTCTGCTTGGCGCTCAGCAGGCTCTCCAGCTTCCCCGCTGGTGCCCGTCCGAGCTGGCCCATGGGCATCCACCTCCCGCCTGCCCGCCCCACCTGCCCGAACCCTGCACGCCAGCCTATCCCGGGCAGGGCGCTCCCAGGTCTCCCTGCTGGGTCCCCCTCCAGGAGGAGGTGGACGGCGGCTAGGACCTCGGGGCCGCccactctcagcctcccaaccctCTCTGCCTCAGCGGGCAACAGGCGATGGCTCTCCTGGGCGTAAGGGATCAGGAAGTGAGCGGCTGCCTCCCTCAGGGCTCCTGGCCAAACCTCCAAGGACAGCCCAGCCCCCCAGGCCACCAGTGCCTGAGCCAGCCACACCCCGGGGTCTCCAGCTTTCTGCCAACATGTAA
- the HCN3 gene encoding potassium/sodium hyperpolarization-activated cyclic nucleotide-gated channel 3 isoform X1, with amino-acid sequence MRASHSSLLTSSFHGVCHSNVTHPCPCLCLCSARVPVDTGRPEEERFYWDLIMLLLMVGNLIVLPVGITFFKEENSPPWIVFNVLSDTFFLLDLVLNFRTGIVVEEGAEILLAPRAIRTRYLRTWFLVDLISSIPVDYIFLVVELEPRLDAEVYKTARALRIVRFTKILSLLRLLRLSRLIRYIHQWEEIFHMTYDLASAVVRIFNLIGMMLLLCHWDGCLQFLVPMLQDFPPDCWVSINHMVNHSWGRQYSHALFKAMSHMLCIGYGQQAPVGMPDVWLTMLSMIVGATCYAMFIGHATALIQSLDSSRRQYQEKYKQVEQYMSFHKLPADTRQRIHEYYEHRYQGKMFDEESILGELSEPLREEIINFTCRGLVAHMPLFAHADPSFVTAVLTKLRFEVFQPGDLVVREGSVGRKMYFIQHGLLSVLARGARDTRLTDGSYFGEICLLTRGRRTASVRADTYCRLYSLSVDHFNAVLEEFPMMRRAFETVAMDRLLRIGKKNSILQRKRSEPSPGSSGGIMEQHLVQHDRDMARGVRGRAPSTGAQLSGKPVLWEPLVHAPLQAAAVTSNVAIALTHQRGPLPLSPDSPATLLARSAWRSAGSPASPLVPVRAGPWASTSRLPAPPARTLHASLSRAGRSQVSLLGPPPGGGGRRLGPRGRPLSASQPSLPQRATGDGSPGRKGSGSERLPPSGLLAKPPRTAQPPRPPVPEPATPRGLQLSANM; translated from the exons ATGAGGGCTTCACACAGTTCCCTCTTGACCTCTTCTTTCCACGGTGTCTGCCACAGCAATGTCACTCACCCCTGCCCATGCCTCTGCCTGTGCTCAGCCAGAGTCCCAGTGGACACAGGGAGGCCAGAGGAGGAAAG GTTTTACTGGGACCTGATCATGCTGCTGCTGATGGTGGGGAACCTCATCGTCCTGCCTGTGGGCATCACCTTCTTCAAGGAGGAGAACTCCCCGCCTTGGATCGTCTTCAACGTATTGTCTGATACTTTCTTCCTACTGGATCTGGTGCTCAACTTCCGAACGGGCATCGTGGTGGAGGAGGGTGCTGAGATCCTGCTGGCACCGCGGGCCATCCGCACGCGCTACCTGCGCACCTGGTTCCTGGTTGACCTCATCTCTTCTATCCCTGTGGATTACATCTTCCTAGTGGTGGAGCTGGAGCCACGGTTGGACGCTGAGGTCTACAAAACGGCACGGGCCCTACGCATCGTTCGCTTCACCAAGATCCTAAGCCTGCTGAGGCTGCTCCGCCTCTCCCGCCTCATCCGCTACATACACCAGTgggaggag ATCTTTCACATGACCTATGACCTGGCCAGTGCTGTGGTTCGCATCTTCAACCTCATTGGGATGATGCTGCTGCTATGTCACTGGGATGGCTGTCTGCAGTTCCTGGTGCCCATGCTGCAGGACTTCCCTCCCGACTGCTGGGTCTCCATCAACCACATGGTG AACCACTCGTGGGGCCGCCAGTATTCCCATGCCCTGTTCAAGGCCATGAGCCACATGCTGTGCATTGGCTAtgggcagcaggcacctgtaggcATGCCCGACGTCTGGCTCACCATGCTCAGCATGATCGTAGGTGCCACATGCTACGCCATGTTCATCGGCCATGCCACGGCACTCATCCAGTCCCTGGACTCTTCCCGGCGTCAGTACcaggagaag TACAAGCAGGTGGAGCAGTACATGTCCTTCCACAAGCTGCCAGCAGACACGCGGCAGCGCATCCACGAGTACTATGAGCACCGCTACCAGGGCAAGATGTTCGATGAGGAAAGCATCCTGGGCGAGCTGAGCGAGCCGCTTCGCGAG GAGATCATTAACTTCACCTGTCGGGGCCTGGTGGCCCACATGCCGCTGTTTGCCCATGCCGACCCCAGCTTCGTCACTGCAGTTCTCACCAAGCTGCGCTTTGAGGTCTTCCAGCCGGGGGATCTCGTGGTGCGTGAGGGCTCCGTGGGGAGGAAGATGTACTTCATCCAGCATGGGCTGCTCAGTGTGCTGGCCCGCGGCGCCCGGGACACACGCCTCACCGATGGATCCTACTTTGGGG AGATCTGCCTGCTAACTAGGGGCCGGCGCACAGCCAGTGTTCGGGCTGACACCTACTGCCGCCTTTACTCACTCAGCGTGGACCATTTCAATGCTGTGCTTGAGGAGTTCCCCATGATGCGCCGGGCCTTTGAGACTGTGGCCATGGATCGGCTGCTCCGCATCG GCAAGAAGAATTCCATACTGCAGCGGAAGCGCTCCGAGCCAAGTCCAGGCAGCAGTGGTGGCATCATGGAGCAGCACTTGGTGCAACATGACAGAGACATGGCTCGGGGTGTTCGGGGTCGGGCCCCGAGCACAGGAGCTCAGCTTAGTGGAAAGCCAGTACTGTGGGAGCCACTGGTACATGCGCCCCTTCAGGCAGCTGCTGTGACCTCCAATGTGGCCATTGCCCTGACTCATCAGCGGGGCCCTCTGCCCCTCTCCCCTGACTCTCCAGCCACCCTCCTTGCTCGCTCTGCTTGGCGCTCAGCAGGCTCTCCAGCTTCCCCGCTGGTGCCCGTCCGAGCTGGCCCATGGGCATCCACCTCCCGCCTGCCCGCCCCACCTGCCCGAACCCTGCACGCCAGCCTATCCCGGGCAGGGCGCTCCCAGGTCTCCCTGCTGGGTCCCCCTCCAGGAGGAGGTGGACGGCGGCTAGGACCTCGGGGCCGCccactctcagcctcccaaccctCTCTGCCTCAGCGGGCAACAGGCGATGGCTCTCCTGGGCGTAAGGGATCAGGAAGTGAGCGGCTGCCTCCCTCAGGGCTCCTGGCCAAACCTCCAAGGACAGCCCAGCCCCCCAGGCCACCAGTGCCTGAGCCAGCCACACCCCGGGGTCTCCAGCTTTCTGCCAACATGTAA
- the HCN3 gene encoding potassium/sodium hyperpolarization-activated cyclic nucleotide-gated channel 3 isoform X3, which yields MRASHSSLLTSSFHGVCHSNVTHPCPCLCLCSARVPVDTGRPEEERFYWDLIMLLLMVGNLIVLPVGITFFKEENSPPWIVFNVLSDTFFLLDLVLNFRTGIVVEEGAEILLAPRAIRTRYLRTWFLVDLISSIPVDYIFLVVELEPRLDAEVYKTARALRIVRFTKILSLLRLLRLSRLIRYIHQWEENHSWGRQYSHALFKAMSHMLCIGYGQQAPVGMPDVWLTMLSMIVGATCYAMFIGHATALIQSLDSSRRQYQEKYKQVEQYMSFHKLPADTRQRIHEYYEHRYQGKMFDEESILGELSEPLREEIINFTCRGLVAHMPLFAHADPSFVTAVLTKLRFEVFQPGDLVVREGSVGRKMYFIQHGLLSVLARGARDTRLTDGSYFGEICLLTRGRRTASVRADTYCRLYSLSVDHFNAVLEEFPMMRRAFETVAMDRLLRIGKKNSILQRKRSEPSPGSSGGIMEQHLVQHDRDMARGVRGRAPSTGAQLSGKPVLWEPLVHAPLQAAAVTSNVAIALTHQRGPLPLSPDSPATLLARSAWRSAGSPASPLVPVRAGPWASTSRLPAPPARTLHASLSRAGRSQVSLLGPPPGGGGRRLGPRGRPLSASQPSLPQRATGDGSPGRKGSGSERLPPSGLLAKPPRTAQPPRPPVPEPATPRGLQLSANM from the exons ATGAGGGCTTCACACAGTTCCCTCTTGACCTCTTCTTTCCACGGTGTCTGCCACAGCAATGTCACTCACCCCTGCCCATGCCTCTGCCTGTGCTCAGCCAGAGTCCCAGTGGACACAGGGAGGCCAGAGGAGGAAAG GTTTTACTGGGACCTGATCATGCTGCTGCTGATGGTGGGGAACCTCATCGTCCTGCCTGTGGGCATCACCTTCTTCAAGGAGGAGAACTCCCCGCCTTGGATCGTCTTCAACGTATTGTCTGATACTTTCTTCCTACTGGATCTGGTGCTCAACTTCCGAACGGGCATCGTGGTGGAGGAGGGTGCTGAGATCCTGCTGGCACCGCGGGCCATCCGCACGCGCTACCTGCGCACCTGGTTCCTGGTTGACCTCATCTCTTCTATCCCTGTGGATTACATCTTCCTAGTGGTGGAGCTGGAGCCACGGTTGGACGCTGAGGTCTACAAAACGGCACGGGCCCTACGCATCGTTCGCTTCACCAAGATCCTAAGCCTGCTGAGGCTGCTCCGCCTCTCCCGCCTCATCCGCTACATACACCAGTgggaggag AACCACTCGTGGGGCCGCCAGTATTCCCATGCCCTGTTCAAGGCCATGAGCCACATGCTGTGCATTGGCTAtgggcagcaggcacctgtaggcATGCCCGACGTCTGGCTCACCATGCTCAGCATGATCGTAGGTGCCACATGCTACGCCATGTTCATCGGCCATGCCACGGCACTCATCCAGTCCCTGGACTCTTCCCGGCGTCAGTACcaggagaag TACAAGCAGGTGGAGCAGTACATGTCCTTCCACAAGCTGCCAGCAGACACGCGGCAGCGCATCCACGAGTACTATGAGCACCGCTACCAGGGCAAGATGTTCGATGAGGAAAGCATCCTGGGCGAGCTGAGCGAGCCGCTTCGCGAG GAGATCATTAACTTCACCTGTCGGGGCCTGGTGGCCCACATGCCGCTGTTTGCCCATGCCGACCCCAGCTTCGTCACTGCAGTTCTCACCAAGCTGCGCTTTGAGGTCTTCCAGCCGGGGGATCTCGTGGTGCGTGAGGGCTCCGTGGGGAGGAAGATGTACTTCATCCAGCATGGGCTGCTCAGTGTGCTGGCCCGCGGCGCCCGGGACACACGCCTCACCGATGGATCCTACTTTGGGG AGATCTGCCTGCTAACTAGGGGCCGGCGCACAGCCAGTGTTCGGGCTGACACCTACTGCCGCCTTTACTCACTCAGCGTGGACCATTTCAATGCTGTGCTTGAGGAGTTCCCCATGATGCGCCGGGCCTTTGAGACTGTGGCCATGGATCGGCTGCTCCGCATCG GCAAGAAGAATTCCATACTGCAGCGGAAGCGCTCCGAGCCAAGTCCAGGCAGCAGTGGTGGCATCATGGAGCAGCACTTGGTGCAACATGACAGAGACATGGCTCGGGGTGTTCGGGGTCGGGCCCCGAGCACAGGAGCTCAGCTTAGTGGAAAGCCAGTACTGTGGGAGCCACTGGTACATGCGCCCCTTCAGGCAGCTGCTGTGACCTCCAATGTGGCCATTGCCCTGACTCATCAGCGGGGCCCTCTGCCCCTCTCCCCTGACTCTCCAGCCACCCTCCTTGCTCGCTCTGCTTGGCGCTCAGCAGGCTCTCCAGCTTCCCCGCTGGTGCCCGTCCGAGCTGGCCCATGGGCATCCACCTCCCGCCTGCCCGCCCCACCTGCCCGAACCCTGCACGCCAGCCTATCCCGGGCAGGGCGCTCCCAGGTCTCCCTGCTGGGTCCCCCTCCAGGAGGAGGTGGACGGCGGCTAGGACCTCGGGGCCGCccactctcagcctcccaaccctCTCTGCCTCAGCGGGCAACAGGCGATGGCTCTCCTGGGCGTAAGGGATCAGGAAGTGAGCGGCTGCCTCCCTCAGGGCTCCTGGCCAAACCTCCAAGGACAGCCCAGCCCCCCAGGCCACCAGTGCCTGAGCCAGCCACACCCCGGGGTCTCCAGCTTTCTGCCAACATGTAA
- the HCN3 gene encoding potassium/sodium hyperpolarization-activated cyclic nucleotide-gated channel 3 isoform X4 produces the protein MTYDLASAVVRIFNLIGMMLLLCHWDGCLQFLVPMLQDFPPDCWVSINHMVNHSWGRQYSHALFKAMSHMLCIGYGQQAPVGMPDVWLTMLSMIVGATCYAMFIGHATALIQSLDSSRRQYQEKYKQVEQYMSFHKLPADTRQRIHEYYEHRYQGKMFDEESILGELSEPLREEIINFTCRGLVAHMPLFAHADPSFVTAVLTKLRFEVFQPGDLVVREGSVGRKMYFIQHGLLSVLARGARDTRLTDGSYFGEICLLTRGRRTASVRADTYCRLYSLSVDHFNAVLEEFPMMRRAFETVAMDRLLRIGKKNSILQRKRSEPSPGSSGGIMEQHLVQHDRDMARGVRGRAPSTGAQLSGKPVLWEPLVHAPLQAAAVTSNVAIALTHQRGPLPLSPDSPATLLARSAWRSAGSPASPLVPVRAGPWASTSRLPAPPARTLHASLSRAGRSQVSLLGPPPGGGGRRLGPRGRPLSASQPSLPQRATGDGSPGRKGSGSERLPPSGLLAKPPRTAQPPRPPVPEPATPRGLQLSANM, from the exons ATGACCTATGACCTGGCCAGTGCTGTGGTTCGCATCTTCAACCTCATTGGGATGATGCTGCTGCTATGTCACTGGGATGGCTGTCTGCAGTTCCTGGTGCCCATGCTGCAGGACTTCCCTCCCGACTGCTGGGTCTCCATCAACCACATGGTG AACCACTCGTGGGGCCGCCAGTATTCCCATGCCCTGTTCAAGGCCATGAGCCACATGCTGTGCATTGGCTAtgggcagcaggcacctgtaggcATGCCCGACGTCTGGCTCACCATGCTCAGCATGATCGTAGGTGCCACATGCTACGCCATGTTCATCGGCCATGCCACGGCACTCATCCAGTCCCTGGACTCTTCCCGGCGTCAGTACcaggagaag TACAAGCAGGTGGAGCAGTACATGTCCTTCCACAAGCTGCCAGCAGACACGCGGCAGCGCATCCACGAGTACTATGAGCACCGCTACCAGGGCAAGATGTTCGATGAGGAAAGCATCCTGGGCGAGCTGAGCGAGCCGCTTCGCGAG GAGATCATTAACTTCACCTGTCGGGGCCTGGTGGCCCACATGCCGCTGTTTGCCCATGCCGACCCCAGCTTCGTCACTGCAGTTCTCACCAAGCTGCGCTTTGAGGTCTTCCAGCCGGGGGATCTCGTGGTGCGTGAGGGCTCCGTGGGGAGGAAGATGTACTTCATCCAGCATGGGCTGCTCAGTGTGCTGGCCCGCGGCGCCCGGGACACACGCCTCACCGATGGATCCTACTTTGGGG AGATCTGCCTGCTAACTAGGGGCCGGCGCACAGCCAGTGTTCGGGCTGACACCTACTGCCGCCTTTACTCACTCAGCGTGGACCATTTCAATGCTGTGCTTGAGGAGTTCCCCATGATGCGCCGGGCCTTTGAGACTGTGGCCATGGATCGGCTGCTCCGCATCG GCAAGAAGAATTCCATACTGCAGCGGAAGCGCTCCGAGCCAAGTCCAGGCAGCAGTGGTGGCATCATGGAGCAGCACTTGGTGCAACATGACAGAGACATGGCTCGGGGTGTTCGGGGTCGGGCCCCGAGCACAGGAGCTCAGCTTAGTGGAAAGCCAGTACTGTGGGAGCCACTGGTACATGCGCCCCTTCAGGCAGCTGCTGTGACCTCCAATGTGGCCATTGCCCTGACTCATCAGCGGGGCCCTCTGCCCCTCTCCCCTGACTCTCCAGCCACCCTCCTTGCTCGCTCTGCTTGGCGCTCAGCAGGCTCTCCAGCTTCCCCGCTGGTGCCCGTCCGAGCTGGCCCATGGGCATCCACCTCCCGCCTGCCCGCCCCACCTGCCCGAACCCTGCACGCCAGCCTATCCCGGGCAGGGCGCTCCCAGGTCTCCCTGCTGGGTCCCCCTCCAGGAGGAGGTGGACGGCGGCTAGGACCTCGGGGCCGCccactctcagcctcccaaccctCTCTGCCTCAGCGGGCAACAGGCGATGGCTCTCCTGGGCGTAAGGGATCAGGAAGTGAGCGGCTGCCTCCCTCAGGGCTCCTGGCCAAACCTCCAAGGACAGCCCAGCCCCCCAGGCCACCAGTGCCTGAGCCAGCCACACCCCGGGGTCTCCAGCTTTCTGCCAACATGTAA